Proteins co-encoded in one Arthrobacter globiformis genomic window:
- a CDS encoding PDDEXK nuclease domain-containing protein: MVSSEIDLPADYADLLEELKTRISGARIHAQRTVNTLVIELYWSLGRDIIVRQESQGWGSGVIRRLAADLAAAFPDMKGLSYRSLQYMTAMVRAWGEDENVPQAVAHLPWGHIRMILDKAASAEERDWYAAAAVQYGWSRNVLLNMMMNRSMERTGTAPSNFTRHLAAADSELAQQMAKDPYNFEFLGLSGEVAERDLENALTSRISETLQELGPGFAFVGRQVHFDVDGDDYYVDLLFFHIEQLRYVVIELKTGKFQPEYAGKLNFYVALVDDMLRRDYHNETVGILICGTKNDRSVRYSLGRSTSPMAVAAYTYDKLPAAEQQALPNEGHLVAALEWAEPDTE; this comes from the coding sequence AGAGGACCGTCAACACGCTGGTCATCGAGTTGTATTGGTCGCTCGGCAGGGACATCATCGTCCGGCAGGAAAGCCAGGGCTGGGGGAGTGGCGTTATCCGGCGGTTGGCTGCGGATCTGGCGGCCGCCTTTCCGGATATGAAGGGCCTGTCGTACCGGAGTCTGCAGTACATGACCGCGATGGTGCGGGCGTGGGGAGAGGACGAAAATGTGCCACAGGCTGTGGCACATTTGCCGTGGGGTCACATTCGGATGATTCTAGACAAGGCAGCCAGCGCCGAGGAGCGGGACTGGTACGCTGCCGCGGCCGTCCAGTACGGCTGGTCCCGGAACGTGCTGCTGAACATGATGATGAACCGGTCCATGGAACGCACCGGGACAGCACCATCCAATTTCACTCGGCACTTGGCGGCCGCTGACTCTGAACTTGCCCAGCAGATGGCAAAGGACCCTTACAACTTCGAATTCCTCGGTCTCTCCGGTGAAGTCGCAGAGCGTGACCTGGAGAACGCGCTGACAAGCCGGATCAGCGAAACCTTGCAGGAGCTGGGACCGGGCTTTGCGTTCGTGGGCCGCCAAGTCCATTTCGACGTCGATGGCGATGACTACTACGTCGACCTGCTCTTCTTTCACATTGAGCAGCTCCGGTACGTGGTCATCGAGCTCAAAACCGGTAAGTTTCAGCCCGAATACGCCGGCAAATTGAACTTCTACGTCGCCCTGGTCGATGACATGCTCCGCCGCGACTACCACAACGAAACCGTGGGCATCTTGATCTGCGGAACGAAGAATGACCGCAGTGTCCGCTACAGCCTGGGCCGGTCAACCTCACCCATGGCCGTAGCGGCCTACACCTACGACAAACTCCCCGCAGCAGAGCAACAAGCCCTTCCCAACGAAGGGCACCTCGTCGCAGCCCTCGAATGGGCCGAACCGGACACCGAGTAG